One Rhododendron vialii isolate Sample 1 chromosome 2a, ASM3025357v1 genomic region harbors:
- the LOC131315659 gene encoding trihelix transcription factor ENAP2-like isoform X2 translates to MGELVESVTPQTAPLSRTLPFREDCWSEEATSTLVDAWGRRYLDLNRGNLRQKDWQEVADAVNARHGHTKKTRRTDVQCKNRIDTLKKKYKVEKARVSDSDGAVPSPWPFFDRLEVLIGPAASGKKVSPSPPLALPLPYRKPAPVAVVLPQKRPAPGSGPVPVVSDSYFRRNYSAVAAAAAAAEEEEEEEGSDDLETSEESGGGGWRKWGDGGEAEGMRQLARAIERFGEIYQRVEGEKQRQMIELEKQRMQFAKDLEVQRMQLFMDTQVQLEKIKQAKRSSSNGLDVWDTGRLENESIVILT, encoded by the exons ATGGGTGAATTGGTAGAATCGGTGACGCCCCAAACGGCGCCGTTGTCACGGACGCTGCCGTTCCGTGAGGACTGCTGGAGCGAGGAGGCCACGTCGACCCTCGTCGACGCGTGGGGCCGCCGTTACCTCGACCTGAACCGCGGCAACCTCCGTCAAAAAGACTGGCAGGAGGTGGCCGACGCCGTCAACGCCCGTCACGGCCACACCAAGAAGACTCGACGCACCGACGTCCAGTGCAAGAACCGGATCGACACGCTGAAGAAAAAATACAAGGTGGAGAAAGCTAGGGTTTCGGACTCCGACGGCGCCGTCCCGAGCCCGTGGCCGTTCTTCGACCGGCTCGAGGTTCTCATCGGGCCAGCTGCGTCGGGGAAGAAGGTTTCCCCTTCCCCGCCTCTGGCCCTCCCCTTGCCCTACCGGAAGCCGGCCCCGGTTGCCGTGGTGCTTCCTCAGAAACGACCGGCCCCGGGCTCAGGTCCGGTCCCGGTTGTTTCGGATTCGTACTTCAGGAGGAATTACTCAGCGGTGGCTGCTGCAGCAGCAGctgccgaggaggaggaggaggaggaggggtcGGACGATTTGGAGACGAGCGAGGAGAGCGGAGGAGGAGGGTGGAGGAAATGGGGGGATGGGGGAGAGGCGGAAGGGATGAGGCAGTTAGCTAGGGCAATAGAGAGGTTCGGGGAGATTTATCAGAGGGTTGAGGGGGAGAAACAGAGGCAGATGATTGAGTTGGAGAAGCAAAGGATGCAATTCGCAAAGGATTTGGAGGTGCAGAGGATGCAGCTGTTTATGGACACCCAGGTACAGCTTGAGAAGATCAAGCAAGCCAAGCGGTCTAGTTCGAATG gtttgGACGTCTGGGACACCGGCAGGCTGGAGAACGAGTCTATAGTTATTCtgacttag
- the LOC131315659 gene encoding trihelix transcription factor ENAP2-like isoform X4: MGELVESVTPQTAPLSRTLPFREDCWSEEATSTLVDAWGRRYLDLNRGNLRQKDWQEVADAVNARHGHTKKTRRTDVQCKNRIDTLKKKYKVEKARVSDSDGAVPSPWPFFDRLEVLIGPAASGKKVSPSPPLALPLPYRKPAPVAVVLPQKRPAPGSGPVPVVSDSYFRRNYSAVAAAAAAAEEEEEEEGSDDLETSEESGGGGWRKWGDGGEAEGMRQLARAIERFGEIYQRVEGEKQRQMIELEKQRMQFAKDLEVQRMQLFMDTQVQLEKIKQAKRSSSNDIYS; this comes from the exons ATGGGTGAATTGGTAGAATCGGTGACGCCCCAAACGGCGCCGTTGTCACGGACGCTGCCGTTCCGTGAGGACTGCTGGAGCGAGGAGGCCACGTCGACCCTCGTCGACGCGTGGGGCCGCCGTTACCTCGACCTGAACCGCGGCAACCTCCGTCAAAAAGACTGGCAGGAGGTGGCCGACGCCGTCAACGCCCGTCACGGCCACACCAAGAAGACTCGACGCACCGACGTCCAGTGCAAGAACCGGATCGACACGCTGAAGAAAAAATACAAGGTGGAGAAAGCTAGGGTTTCGGACTCCGACGGCGCCGTCCCGAGCCCGTGGCCGTTCTTCGACCGGCTCGAGGTTCTCATCGGGCCAGCTGCGTCGGGGAAGAAGGTTTCCCCTTCCCCGCCTCTGGCCCTCCCCTTGCCCTACCGGAAGCCGGCCCCGGTTGCCGTGGTGCTTCCTCAGAAACGACCGGCCCCGGGCTCAGGTCCGGTCCCGGTTGTTTCGGATTCGTACTTCAGGAGGAATTACTCAGCGGTGGCTGCTGCAGCAGCAGctgccgaggaggaggaggaggaggaggggtcGGACGATTTGGAGACGAGCGAGGAGAGCGGAGGAGGAGGGTGGAGGAAATGGGGGGATGGGGGAGAGGCGGAAGGGATGAGGCAGTTAGCTAGGGCAATAGAGAGGTTCGGGGAGATTTATCAGAGGGTTGAGGGGGAGAAACAGAGGCAGATGATTGAGTTGGAGAAGCAAAGGATGCAATTCGCAAAGGATTTGGAGGTGCAGAGGATGCAGCTGTTTATGGACACCCAGGTACAGCTTGAGAAGATCAAGCAAGCCAAGCGGTCTAGTTCGAATG ACATCTACAGCTAG
- the LOC131315659 gene encoding trihelix transcription factor ENAP2-like isoform X3, which produces MGELVESVTPQTAPLSRTLPFREDCWSEEATSTLVDAWGRRYLDLNRGNLRQKDWQEVADAVNARHGHTKKTRRTDVQCKNRIDTLKKKYKVEKARVSDSDGAVPSPWPFFDRLEVLIGPAASGKKVSPSPPLALPLPYRKPAPVAVVLPQKRPAPGSGPVPVVSDSYFRRNYSAVAAAAAAAEEEEEEEGSDDLETSEESGGGGWRKWGDGGEAEGMRQLARAIERFGEIYQRVEGEKQRQMIELEKQRMQFAKDLEVQRMQLFMDTQVQLEKIKQAKRSSSNVGEELLMRSLHLTWNNGY; this is translated from the exons ATGGGTGAATTGGTAGAATCGGTGACGCCCCAAACGGCGCCGTTGTCACGGACGCTGCCGTTCCGTGAGGACTGCTGGAGCGAGGAGGCCACGTCGACCCTCGTCGACGCGTGGGGCCGCCGTTACCTCGACCTGAACCGCGGCAACCTCCGTCAAAAAGACTGGCAGGAGGTGGCCGACGCCGTCAACGCCCGTCACGGCCACACCAAGAAGACTCGACGCACCGACGTCCAGTGCAAGAACCGGATCGACACGCTGAAGAAAAAATACAAGGTGGAGAAAGCTAGGGTTTCGGACTCCGACGGCGCCGTCCCGAGCCCGTGGCCGTTCTTCGACCGGCTCGAGGTTCTCATCGGGCCAGCTGCGTCGGGGAAGAAGGTTTCCCCTTCCCCGCCTCTGGCCCTCCCCTTGCCCTACCGGAAGCCGGCCCCGGTTGCCGTGGTGCTTCCTCAGAAACGACCGGCCCCGGGCTCAGGTCCGGTCCCGGTTGTTTCGGATTCGTACTTCAGGAGGAATTACTCAGCGGTGGCTGCTGCAGCAGCAGctgccgaggaggaggaggaggaggaggggtcGGACGATTTGGAGACGAGCGAGGAGAGCGGAGGAGGAGGGTGGAGGAAATGGGGGGATGGGGGAGAGGCGGAAGGGATGAGGCAGTTAGCTAGGGCAATAGAGAGGTTCGGGGAGATTTATCAGAGGGTTGAGGGGGAGAAACAGAGGCAGATGATTGAGTTGGAGAAGCAAAGGATGCAATTCGCAAAGGATTTGGAGGTGCAGAGGATGCAGCTGTTTATGGACACCCAGGTACAGCTTGAGAAGATCAAGCAAGCCAAGCGGTCTAGTTCGAATG TCGGGGAAGAACTTTTGATGCGATCCTTACATCTGACGTGGAACAATGGCTACTAG
- the LOC131315659 gene encoding trihelix transcription factor ENAP2-like isoform X1 — protein MGELVESVTPQTAPLSRTLPFREDCWSEEATSTLVDAWGRRYLDLNRGNLRQKDWQEVADAVNARHGHTKKTRRTDVQCKNRIDTLKKKYKVEKARVSDSDGAVPSPWPFFDRLEVLIGPAASGKKVSPSPPLALPLPYRKPAPVAVVLPQKRPAPGSGPVPVVSDSYFRRNYSAVAAAAAAAEEEEEEEGSDDLETSEESGGGGWRKWGDGGEAEGMRQLARAIERFGEIYQRVEGEKQRQMIELEKQRMQFAKDLEVQRMQLFMDTQVQLEKIKQAKRSSSNGRYQVYLQQGQRRLGHVSRCRLHNHQVWTSGTPAGWRTSL, from the exons ATGGGTGAATTGGTAGAATCGGTGACGCCCCAAACGGCGCCGTTGTCACGGACGCTGCCGTTCCGTGAGGACTGCTGGAGCGAGGAGGCCACGTCGACCCTCGTCGACGCGTGGGGCCGCCGTTACCTCGACCTGAACCGCGGCAACCTCCGTCAAAAAGACTGGCAGGAGGTGGCCGACGCCGTCAACGCCCGTCACGGCCACACCAAGAAGACTCGACGCACCGACGTCCAGTGCAAGAACCGGATCGACACGCTGAAGAAAAAATACAAGGTGGAGAAAGCTAGGGTTTCGGACTCCGACGGCGCCGTCCCGAGCCCGTGGCCGTTCTTCGACCGGCTCGAGGTTCTCATCGGGCCAGCTGCGTCGGGGAAGAAGGTTTCCCCTTCCCCGCCTCTGGCCCTCCCCTTGCCCTACCGGAAGCCGGCCCCGGTTGCCGTGGTGCTTCCTCAGAAACGACCGGCCCCGGGCTCAGGTCCGGTCCCGGTTGTTTCGGATTCGTACTTCAGGAGGAATTACTCAGCGGTGGCTGCTGCAGCAGCAGctgccgaggaggaggaggaggaggaggggtcGGACGATTTGGAGACGAGCGAGGAGAGCGGAGGAGGAGGGTGGAGGAAATGGGGGGATGGGGGAGAGGCGGAAGGGATGAGGCAGTTAGCTAGGGCAATAGAGAGGTTCGGGGAGATTTATCAGAGGGTTGAGGGGGAGAAACAGAGGCAGATGATTGAGTTGGAGAAGCAAAGGATGCAATTCGCAAAGGATTTGGAGGTGCAGAGGATGCAGCTGTTTATGGACACCCAGGTACAGCTTGAGAAGATCAAGCAAGCCAAGCGGTCTAGTTCGAATG GGAGGTATCAGGTATATCTACAACAAGGTCAACGGCGTCTTGGGCATGTGTCCAGATGTAGGTTACATAATCATCAG gtttgGACGTCTGGGACACCGGCAGGCTGGAGAACGAGTCTATAG